From a single Lolium rigidum isolate FL_2022 chromosome 7, APGP_CSIRO_Lrig_0.1, whole genome shotgun sequence genomic region:
- the LOC124677821 gene encoding pathogenesis-related protein 1-like — MASTNSWTLELESQVSAPRKFRATVMDWHTLAPKLAPHIVDNAHHVEGDGGIGSVRHYNCASAMPFKVMKKKVEFLDVEKCECKYTIVCDGIETATWDIKMEPTASGGSVAKVECIYKQQPSEEGNDMMLKAKDSAAEMFKTVEAYLLANPDAYN; from the exons AtggcctccaccaacagctgGACCCTCGAGTTAGAGTCGCAGGTGTCTGCCCCGCGCAAGTTCCGCGCCACCGTCATGGACTGGCACACTCTGGCACCTAAACTCGCCCCACACATCGTTGACAACGCCCACCATGTTGAGGGAGATGGTGGCATAGGCAGCGTCAGGCACTACAATTGCGCCTCAG CCATGCCCTTCAAGGTCATGAAAAAGAAGGTTGAGTTCCTTGATGTGGAAAAGTGTGAGTGCAAATACACCATCGTGTGCGACGGCATTGAGACGGCCACGTGGGACATCAAGATGGAGCCAACGGCCAGCGGTGGGAGTGTGGCCAAGGTGGAATGCATATACAAGCAGCAGCCGAGCGAGGAAGGTAACGACATGATGCTCAAGGCCAAGGACTCTGCTGCCGAGATGTTCAAGACTGTTGAGGCCTATCTCCTCGCCAACCCGGATGCTTACAACTAA